One genomic region from Geoalkalibacter sp. encodes:
- a CDS encoding cache domain-containing protein, producing the protein MHGLVFNFVQNLKLRWKMLVVVLPIFVVGGVIGYISYQQAYRGITQASKADLDHMARFTLDLLDAHHKQFQVYKEDKRQAVRNELRTLADLAYSLVESHHHQYLSGEVSLARARSEAARALKQVSIGQSGYIFAMTSKGELTAHPAREGDNIYNEQDEDGRYFIRTMCQAALRAAPGQVLFIIYPWRNEMLGDQASRQKLAAYRYFPEWDWIIAATGYLEETYEDLAFERRSFAELKQKIQSKKVGHTGYIYCMDSTGTLTIHPQDEGLNIAERTDFTGNFFVREMARSKNGWIRYPWRGADDPLPRMKIVRYLYFKPWDWIVAVGSYEDEFFEEAKLIKTRILGSLFVITFFVGAAAILMVFVAAQVLTNPIHHMIEVIRRVKQGRLDAKMEVDSQDELGELAATFNRMTEIMKRNQEMEASLSQQGKMASLGVLSSGVAHEINNPLGVILGYAAYLEGKLDPDDPKFKYVHEIKRESKRCKKIVQDLLNYARTPKPALEDTDLNQLLDQIVDFAANHTDMHQVRVRKDFAADLPPVRLDGDQIRQVAINLILNAGAAMPEGGELVVGTALASDGFVELRFADTGCGIPPEYQEKIFEPFFTTRPRGTGLGLAITRQIIELHHGEIRIDSAPGRGTCVLVRLPVGEDGAQEDEAS; encoded by the coding sequence ATGCACGGGCTTGTCTTCAATTTCGTCCAAAACCTGAAGCTGCGCTGGAAGATGCTGGTGGTGGTGCTGCCGATCTTTGTCGTCGGCGGGGTGATCGGCTACATCAGCTATCAGCAGGCCTATCGCGGCATCACCCAGGCGAGCAAGGCCGACCTCGATCACATGGCGCGCTTCACCCTGGATCTGCTCGACGCGCACCACAAGCAGTTTCAGGTGTACAAGGAGGACAAGCGCCAGGCGGTGCGCAACGAACTGCGCACCCTCGCCGATCTGGCCTACAGCCTGGTGGAATCCCATCATCATCAATATCTCAGCGGCGAGGTGAGCCTGGCGCGCGCGCGCAGCGAGGCGGCGCGCGCCCTCAAGCAGGTGAGCATCGGCCAGAGCGGCTACATCTTCGCCATGACCAGCAAGGGCGAGCTGACCGCCCATCCGGCCCGCGAGGGCGACAACATCTACAACGAGCAGGACGAGGACGGCCGCTATTTCATTCGCACCATGTGCCAGGCCGCCCTGCGCGCCGCCCCGGGCCAGGTGCTGTTCATCATCTATCCCTGGCGCAACGAAATGCTCGGCGATCAGGCGTCGCGGCAGAAGCTCGCCGCCTATCGCTACTTTCCCGAGTGGGACTGGATCATCGCCGCCACCGGTTATCTGGAGGAGACCTATGAGGATCTGGCCTTCGAGCGCCGCTCCTTCGCCGAGCTCAAGCAGAAGATCCAGAGCAAGAAGGTCGGCCATACCGGCTACATCTACTGCATGGATTCCACCGGCACCCTGACCATCCACCCGCAGGACGAGGGCCTCAATATCGCCGAGCGCACCGATTTCACCGGCAATTTCTTCGTCCGCGAGATGGCGCGGAGCAAGAACGGCTGGATCCGCTACCCCTGGCGCGGCGCCGACGACCCGCTGCCGCGCATGAAGATCGTGCGCTATCTCTACTTCAAGCCCTGGGACTGGATCGTGGCGGTGGGCTCCTATGAGGACGAGTTCTTCGAGGAAGCCAAGCTCATCAAGACGCGCATTCTCGGCAGCCTGTTCGTCATCACCTTTTTCGTCGGCGCCGCCGCCATTCTCATGGTGTTCGTCGCCGCGCAGGTGCTCACCAATCCCATCCACCACATGATCGAGGTGATCCGGCGCGTCAAGCAGGGCCGCCTCGACGCCAAGATGGAGGTCGACAGCCAGGACGAGCTGGGCGAGCTGGCGGCGACCTTCAACCGCATGACCGAGATCATGAAGCGCAACCAGGAGATGGAGGCCAGCCTCTCCCAACAGGGCAAGATGGCGTCCCTGGGCGTGCTCTCCTCGGGCGTCGCCCATGAGATCAACAACCCCCTCGGCGTGATCCTGGGCTATGCCGCCTACCTCGAAGGCAAGCTCGATCCCGATGATCCCAAGTTCAAGTACGTGCACGAGATCAAGCGCGAAAGCAAGCGCTGCAAGAAGATCGTGCAGGATCTGCTCAATTACGCGCGCACCCCCAAGCCCGCCCTGGAAGACACCGATCTCAACCAGCTACTGGACCAGATCGTCGATTTCGCCGCCAATCACACCGACATGCATCAGGTGCGGGTGCGCAAGGACTTTGCCGCCGACTTGCCGCCGGTGCGTCTCGACGGCGACCAGATCCGCCAGGTGGCGATCAATCTGATTCTCAACGCCGGCGCCGCCATGCCCGAGGGCGGGGAGCTGGTGGTGGGCACCGCCCTGGCAAGCGACGGCTTCGTGGAACTGCGCTTTGCCGACACGGGCTGCGGCATCCCACCGGAATACCAGGAAAAAATCTTCGAGCCCTTTTTCACCACCCGCCCGCGGGGAACCGGCCTGGGGCTGGCCATCACCCGCCAGATCATCGAACTGCACCATGGCGAAATCCGCATCGACAGCGCTCCGGGACGCGGCACCTGCGTGCTGGTGCGCCTGCCGGTCGGCGAAGACGGCGCCCAGGAGGACGAGGCATCATGA